From Aegilops tauschii subsp. strangulata cultivar AL8/78 chromosome 5, Aet v6.0, whole genome shotgun sequence:
ccaaccggtactaaaggtgctggtgGGCCCCAACCTGACACAAGCCTGCCACCGCGTCTtcagtaccggttcgtggcacgaaccagtactaaaggtTCGCCACAAACCAGTACTAATGATCATCGCCCGCCTAgtcgttggaaccggcactaatgagCACATTAGTGCCGATTTCAGTTACAAAAcgggactaatgtgcttcacattaggccctttttctactagtgcaccCCTCCTCTTCAGGGAAAATCCCAACGCAATTTACAAGTAGCAGAGGGTCGGTCCGTGGCGGCACTACATGGGTGCAATCACTGTTAGGGAGAAGCACTACAATGGTGAAAAGACGGGGTTGTTTGGCACATTCATGTCCGTCTAGGCCCACCACCAGCCCGATGGGACAAGAGGATATGACAAAGATAGTGGGCTCCCAACATGGGAGAAACACGGGCGAGGACGGTGAGGCCCTGTCAGATCAGCTGACGATGGCGGACATGGCACCCCAGGGTATGTAAGACATGGGAGTGATCACCCATACCCATACGGCCCATTCCCTCGGATCAGGAGGGCGAGCCCTGGAAAAAAATCTATGACCAcactaagagcatctacagtcggGCGCGTCAAACCGTTCCCAACCGCCCGGGCAGACAGATCAGTCACTGACCAGCCAAAAAAGTAGACCCGCTCGGCCTCCTCAAACCGGTCCCAAACGTCGGGTTGTCctgcacccctcatatccagcgcAAATCTACGGCGGACATGGGGAGGCCAGCCAGGCTCACCCTAGCCGCCACAAATATCCCCTTCGGACAAATCCGAGATCGAAATCAATCAGTCCGCTCTACTCTCTCTTTATCCATCTCCTCAACTCCTAGTCCCCTCTGCTTTTCGATCGATGGCCAGCGCAGGTAGCAGCGCTGGCTCCAATGGCAGATCCGGCAGCTCCGACGAGTGGGCGAGCCTGCTGTGAGATGCAAAGCCAGGCGATGTGGAGGAGATCGCCCTTTGCATCGCTTTGAGGTGGCCACAGTTGGACTAGGGCGGCAGCAGCAGAACGGTTCCGCCATGGCCGTCACCCATCGATGCAGCACCAGCAACATCGTCGGGCCCTCCTACCCGCCACGCAGCTTCGACCGCTCCAGGCCTATCTATGTACGCCGCCCCCACTACAAGCTCAATCTGCTTCGGATGGGGTAACCAGCCACCGCTGGGTCCTCGCGCCGGCGCTGGCACGGACAAGGACGAGGACGCTCGAATCTGAGGCACGGGCAGCCCACCGCGAGCGGCAGCGGATGAGGGAGAGGGCGACAGTGGGTGAGCATTGGCCGCGCGTCGGTCAATCCCGAGGACGTGCTCCCTTACGACGGTAGAGACGGATGCGCGGCGAGAATGCCAAGGCGCTTCGGCTCGCCATCAAGCTGTCGGAGCACGAGGCATCTAAGGAGGTGGTGGCCAAGGCGAAGGCGGTCCGACATGCGAAGGAGTAGGATCGCTTGCTCCGGAGGCTGATGGGCCAAATATGCTCCGACAATGACTCGGACGTAACAGAAGGCTCCAGCTCTGACGTTGACGCCTACACGAATGGGCACAATCGCACCGGTGACCACAAGGGGAAAGGCCCAGCAAGGAAATGGTGATTCCCTCTGCCCTTCTTAGTTTTATCCATGTTTTTTGTAGCATCGAACGTTGATCCTTTTGTCCGGCGATGAACTATGATGCTTTTGTATCAGAGGAATTTAGTCTGATTGTTGCtattaagagcatctccaacaggcgccCAAAAAGAGCTCCGCGCGTtaaattttttttttttgcgccgAACAGCTCCAACAGATGCTGTAAAATATTGCGTGCTAAAAAGTTTTGGGCACGCGTTGAAAAACGCTATCGCGCACAGCATATTTTGGGCTCCGGATTACGCACGAGTCACAATTTGCACTGCGTGCTTTTTCTAGCGCGCGTTTTAGGGCGTCTGCTAAAGCAATGTTGGTCCCGGTGCATAAAAAGTGCTACAGTGGCGCGCTATAACTTTTGTTGGGTGCGAAATTTTTGTGCgcctattggagatgctctaagtgtGTTCATCATGTTCATCTACGTAGCGTTGCATGGATTTCGAGGTTTAGATACGAGGGACATGGCTGTGGGAGCAGACAAATGAGGGGTCCACAGTAACTAACTGCCCGCGGATTCGTGGGGGCACGTCCGCGGGCGTTTGAGGGACCGGACTTTGTGTGTGGGGCTGTAGATACTTTAAGCCATGAGACTGTCCTTAATATTGCCAATACTTGTTCCTTGAAAATTGAGGGGTCGAAAACCATCTTCCAGAAATAGCATCTTTGGGATCAGTTAGAGCAAAACTTAGTCCCTTTGCTATAGATCATAAAAAacagctggggggggggggggggggggggggggggacctaAGTTTTAGCACGTGACAAAGATATATTTTTGGCGTTTCTTTCAGTTTTTGGGCGCCCTCATCAGCACAAAACAACTGAGTTGTTGCACAAATTGAGGTCTGTGAAGTAGCCAGATATGAAAACAGTTTGAGTACCGAGGGAAAATGGAGGAAAAGCTGAACGATTTGAAACCTCTGAATTTCTTTTAcatctgcgatctcaatctcatGGAAGTTTTGGAGAACAAACATGAGGTTTCAATCTCATGGCAGTTTTCTCTTGGGCACTTCTCTGTGCAAACACCTCACCTGCGGAGTTCTTATAAAACTTCCTAGATGAACAATACGAAAAGTTCACGCAGTTCACTTTCCTGCATCATTGCACAAGGCATGTCACTGTAGTTCCTGTACTTTCCCTAAACTGTGGTTTTCAATTCATGCATTTCGGAGGAGGCCTTGAGCAGTATCAGCCGTGCCACATATATCTTCAATAGCCTTGTTGTGGACTCTCCCTCGAAACCTTCACCCGCAGGGTACGTCCCTCCAGAACCTGCAGAAATTCAAAGTGAAAACCAGATTTCTGAGCTGACACCGAAACCAACCGGTTGTTACACTGACCTGCTTGTTGAGAGAATTGATCGCGTAGTACGATTGCTCCTCCGTCGCCATTGTGACAAAACCAAATCCCCTTGAACGCCTGGTCCCTCCTCTGCGCTCATAGTAGACTACTCTAGCATCAACCACTTCGCCGTGCGCGCTGAACAGCTTCTCCAACCATGAGTCGTCCACTTGCCACGGCAGATTGCACACGAAGATTTCGAACGGAGACCCAGATTGACGGGGAGCTGTGATATATACCGTCAGAGGTCTGACACTGCCATATATCGCCTGTAATGTCCAGATGAAAAGTTAATCAGCGAAGCCCAAAGCATAAGGTTTCTACAGCCTGCCTTTAGCATATGAACTGAACTACACATCAGACATTTCTAAAAGCTACCAGAAAGGAAATAGTTTAAAGATCACTCTGGTGTACATACTTCATACCACCCATGAATCAAATAAGCTAGTAAAAAGAGTTAACAGAATGAAGGGACCGATTAAGTTGGCTCGTATTAAAGTATAAATACTCACGTATGAAGCTACAGAAGCCCCCATGAAGCTACAGAAAATACTCACGTATCCATGGTACATTCTAACAGCCTTCTCAGCCTCCTGAACAGTACTCATGGTGACATACCCAAATCCACGGCTCTGGCCCGTTTTGTCATCGTAAATGACCTGCACACATCTGCACTTTAGAACAAGGAGAGAAAAAACCATATATCCTGCTAGCTGCATCAGCAGTACTGATGAAATTCTCTAAAAAAACAGTGCTGATGAAACAGATTTCCAAACAAACGGTCCATTCATGCCGGTGACGGATTTGGGGCATATTTTTCATATATCATAGAACGAATAAGGATGATGAAGAGCTAAAAAGGCTCACCTCTGAGAAAACAACGACTCCGGCATGCTGGAAATTCAGTGCGAGAGAGTCGTCGTCAGTGTGGTAGGGTAGGTTCCCGACATACACTGTGGACCACTCTGACGCATATTCCTCTGGTGTGTCCTCCCAGTACTCTTCATACTGGTCCGGCTCTGGCTCCGGCAGGTGGTGGCTGGCAGTGGCCTGGTAAGTAAGTTGAGCGGTTTGAGCATTGCCTCTTTCAGCTATTGCCGCAGGGTAAGCTCTTGGTGCACTGACAGTTGGCTGTACAGGGTGAGTAATTTGTGCATTGTGAGCGTTGTTTAAACCTCTTCCAGTTTTTGCCACGGGCTGTGGCCTTGGTGCACTGACAGTTGGAGCAGCTACAGGATAAGTAACTTGAGAAGTGTGAGCGTTGTTTGAACCTCTTCCAGTTCTTGCCGCAGGGTGTGGCCTTGGTACACTGACAGTTGGCGCTACAGAATAAGTAACTTGAGAAGTGTGAGCACTGCCTGTGCTACCTTCAGCTCTTGTCGCAGGGAATGCTCTTGGTGCACTGACAGTTGGGGCTACATTCAGTGCGGTTC
This genomic window contains:
- the LOC109787122 gene encoding uncharacterized protein isoform X1, which codes for MAGSMGFRIHVGRRRLQILWPPSGSSVPRGSPSGRALPAQNPACGRTGSARDDVEISSDEEDSRPAPVARKLPCADAVLKRGESDGAGVATDDDDCVVLDGDPDGAVAAVEQKGAAGNDVNSDELQIVAEKGQVACRDFPHSRHLCSNLPFGTTSHEKHCTMCYCFVCDVRAPCDYWGKGLSIDDHCHATDKETKWKTLRLASKCKGLPASHPEKENAVYPAMAAVGCPSLGNRSPLQNVVNQNQQIHTSIRTALNVAPTVSAPRAFPATRAEGSTGSAHTSQVTYSVAPTVSVPRPHPAARTGRGSNNAHTSQVTYPVAAPTVSAPRPQPVAKTGRGLNNAHNAQITHPVQPTVSAPRAYPAAIAERGNAQTAQLTYQATASHHLPEPEPDQYEEYWEDTPEEYASEWSTVYVGNLPYHTDDDSLALNFQHAGVVVFSEVIYDDKTGQSRGFGYVTMSTVQEAEKAVRMYHGYVSIFCSFMGASVASYAIYGSVRPLTVYITAPRQSGSPFEIFVCNLPWQVDDSWLEKLFSAHGEVVDARVVYYERRGGTRRSRGFGFVTMATEEQSYYAINSLNKQVLEGRTLRVKVSRESPQQGY
- the LOC109787122 gene encoding uncharacterized protein isoform X2, coding for MAGSMGFRIHVGRRRLQILWPPSGSSVPRGSPSGRALPAQNPACGRTGSARDDVEISSDEEDSRPAPVARKLPCADAVLKRGESDGAGVATDDDDCVVLDGDPDGAVAAVEQKGAAGNDVNSDELQIVAEKGQVACRDFPHSRHLCSNLPFGTTSHEKHCTMCYCFVCDVRAPCDYWGKGLSIDDHCHATDKETKWKTLRLASKCKGLPASHPEKENAVYPAMAAVGCPSLGNRSPLQNVVNQNQQIHTSIRTALNVAPTVSAPRAFPATRAEGSTGSAHTSQVTYSVAPTVSVPRPHPAARTGRGSNNAHTSQVTYPVAAPTVSAPRPQPVAKTGRGLNNAHNAQITHPVQPTVSAPRAYPAAIAERGNAQTAQLTYQATASHHLPEPEPDQYEEYWEDTPEEYASEWSTVYVGNLPYHTDDDSLALNFQHAGVVVFSEVIYDDKTGQSRGFGYVTMSTVQEAEKAVRMYHGYAIYGSVRPLTVYITAPRQSGSPFEIFVCNLPWQVDDSWLEKLFSAHGEVVDARVVYYERRGGTRRSRGFGFVTMATEEQSYYAINSLNKQVLEGRTLRVKVSRESPQQGY